A window from Solea senegalensis isolate Sse05_10M linkage group LG15, IFAPA_SoseM_1, whole genome shotgun sequence encodes these proteins:
- the LOC122781652 gene encoding mitogen-activated protein kinase kinase kinase kinase 3-like isoform X6 → MMNSSVDLSRRNPQEDFERIQRIGSGTYGDVYKARNVNTGELAAIKVIKLEPGEDFAVIQQEIIMMKDCKHSNIVAYFGSYLRRDTLWISMEYCGGGSLQDIYHVTGPLSESQIAYMSRETLQGLYYLHNKGKMHRDIKGANILLTDNGYVKLADFGVSAQITATLAKRKSFIGTPYWMAPEVAAVERKGGYNQLCDIWAVGITAIELAELQPPMFDLHPMRALFLMTKSNFQPPKLKDKLKWTNNFHHFVKLSLTKNPKKRPTAEKLLQHPFVSQPLSRTLAIELLDKASNPDHSTYNDFDDDDPEPESPVSVPHRIRSTSRSTREGKTLSEINFGQVKFDPPLRKETEPHHEPCGSEPYLDCVEELYYTARSNLDLQLEYGHDSSSLLGGNKSLLKSVEEELQQRGHVAHLGDDEDEDDADDDETHTHKSSTIMRPKVPPPLPPKPKSIRSSQQQHKLDDSHSHSEDDSGGGGTIKRCPVPQTASPARPASNVPPRPPPPKLPPHRRSSLGNGLNAPHNGERDSPAERQSTMPPSVPVRKDKKDVPMPISNGLPPTPKVHMGACFSKVFNGCPLKVHCATSWINPDTRDQYLIFGAEEGIYTLNLNELHETTMEQLFPRRCTWLYVMNNCLLSISGKASQLYSHSLSGLFEQARQLQKLPVAIPTHKLPDKIIPRKFSVSNKIPDTKGCQKCCVVRNPYTGHKYLCGAFQSSVMLLEWVESMQKFMLIKNIDFPLPCPLEVFEMLVVPEHTYPLICVAVSKGTELNQVVRFDTVNPNSTCSWFTESDTPQTCVIHVTQLERDTILVCLDRCIKIVNLQGRLKSSRKLSAELTFNFQIEAIVCLQDSVLAFWRHGMQGRSFKTNEITQEISDSTRIFRLLGSDRVVVLESRPTDNPTAHSNLYILAGHENSY, encoded by the exons GCTCGTAATGTAAACACAGGAGAGCTGGCTGCTATCAAAGTCATCAAACTGGAACCGG GTGAAGACTTTGCTGTCATCCAGCAGGAGATCATAATGATGAAGGACTGTAAGCACTCCAACATTGTTGCCTACTTTGGCAGTTATCTccg GAGAGATACGTTATGGATCAGTATGGAGTACTGTGGAGGAGGCTCTCTGCAGGACATCTACCATG TCACTGGGCCTTTGTCAGAGTCACAGATTGCCTACATGTCGCGGGAGACCCTGCAG GGTTTATACTATCTACACAATAAAGGCAAAATGCACAGAGACATCAAG GGAGCCAACATCCTCCTGACAGACAACGGCTATGTTAAACTAG CTGACTTTGGCGTATCGGCCCAGATCACAGCAACTCTGGCCAAGAGGAAGTCATTCATTGGAACTCCTTACTG GATGGCTCCTGAGGTAGCTGCAGTGGAGAGGAAAGGAGGCTACAACCAGCTGTGTGACATATGGGCTGTGGGCATTACTGCAATAGAGTTGGCTGAACTACAGCCACCCATGTTTGACTTGCACCCAATGAG GGCACTGTTCTTAATGACCAAGAGTAATTTCCAGCCTCCTAAATTGAAAGATAAACTCAAATG GACAAATAACTTCCaccattttgtcaaactatccCTGACTAAGAACCCAAAGAAGAGGCCCACAGCTGAGAAGCTGCTGCAG CATCCTTTTGTGTCTCAGCCCCTCAGCAGGACACTGGCTATTGAGCTGCTGGACAAAGCCAGCAACCCTGACCACAGCACCTACAACGACTTTGACGATGACGACCCCGAACCTGAG TCTCCGGTCTCTGTTCCTCACCGTATTCGTTCCACCAGCAGGAGCACACGAGAAGGGAAGACACTGTCAGAGATTAACT TTGGACAGGTGAAGTTTGATCCTCCGTTGAGAAAGGAGACGGAGCCCCACCATGAGCCG TGTGGTTCTGAGCCCTATCTGGACTGTGTTGAGGAGCTCTACTATACCGCGAGATCTAATCTG GACCTGCAGTTGGAGTATGGCCATGATTCATCAAGTCTGCTGGGAGGAAACAA GAGTCTTCTCAAATCTGTGGAGGAAGAGCTTCAGCAGAG GGGCCATGTGGCACACTTAggggatgatgaggatgaggatgatgcagatgatgatgaaactCACACTCA TAAATCGAGCACCATCATGAGGCCAAAGGTCCCACCCCCACTTCCTCCCAAG cccAAGTCCATCCGCTCGTCCCAGCAACAGCATAAACTAGACGACAGCCACTCGCACAGTGAGGACGACAGCGGCGGTGGAGGGACCATCAAACGCTGTCCGGTCCCACAGACAGCGAGCCCAGCTAGACCTGCCTCCAATGTCCCCCCGCGTCCCCCGCCCCCGAAGCTGCCGCCCCACCGCCGCAGTAGCCTAG GTAATGGGCTTAACGCTCCACACAACGGTGAGAGGGACAGTCCAGCAGAAAGACAGTCCACCATGCCCCCTAGTGTCCCCGTACGGAAAGATAAGAAGGATGTTCCG ATGCCGATCAGTAATGGCCTCCCACCTACACCCAAAGTCCAT ATGGGTGCATGTTTCTCCAAGGTGTTCAATGGCTGCCCGCTGAAGGTCCATTGTGCCACTTCCTGGATCAACCCCGACACCAGAG acCAGTATTTGATATTTGGAGCTGAAGAGGGGATCTACACATTAAATCTTAATGAGCTTCATGAGACTACAATGGAACAG CTCTTTCCTCGGCGGTGTACTTGGCTATACGTCATGAACAATTGTCTTCTTTCCATATCTG GAAAAGCCTCTCAGCTGTACTCCCACAGTCTGAGTGGTCTGTTCGAACAGGCCCGACAGTTACAGAAGTTACCAGTAGCCATTCCCACACACAAACTGCCTGATAAGATCATTCCCAG GAAGTTTTCTGTATCCAATAAAATCCCAGACACTAAAGGGTGCCAAAAGTGCTGTGTCG TGCGTAACCCATACACAGGTCATAAGTACCTGTGTGGAGCCTTCCAGTCCAGTGTCATGCTGTTGGAGTGGGTGGAGTCAATGCAGAAGTTCATGCTCATCAAg AATATCGACTTCCCGTTGCCGTGCCCTTTGGAGGTCTTTGAGATGCTGGTGGTCCCGGAGCACACCTACCCTCTGATCTGTGTGGCAGTCAGTAAAGGCACAGAACTCAACCAGGTCGTCCGGTTTGACACCGTCAACCCCAACTCTACCTGCTCCTGGTTCACAGAATCAG ACACACCACAGACGTGTGTGATCCATGTCACTCAGTTAGAGAGAGACACCATCTTAGTCTGCCTCGACA GATGTATAAAAATAGTGAACCTCCAGGGTCGGTTGAAATCCAGCAGAAAGCTGTCAGCTGAGCTGACTTTCAACTTCCAGATTGAAGCCATAG TTTGTCTTCAAGACAGCGTACTGGCCTTCTGGAGGCATGGCATGCAGGGAAGAAGTTTCAAGACCAATGAG ATCACACAGGAAATCTCTGACAGCACACGCATCTTCAGACTACTGGGATCAGACAG AGTGGTGGTGCTGGAGAGCCGGCCAACAGACAACCCGACCGCCCACAGCAACCTCTACATCCTGGCAGGCCATGAAAACAGctactga
- the LOC122781652 gene encoding mitogen-activated protein kinase kinase kinase kinase 3-like isoform X4, with translation MMNSSVDLSRRNPQEDFERIQRIGSGTYGDVYKARNVNTGELAAIKVIKLEPGEDFAVIQQEIIMMKDCKHSNIVAYFGSYLRRDTLWISMEYCGGGSLQDIYHVTGPLSESQIAYMSRETLQGLYYLHNKGKMHRDIKGANILLTDNGYVKLADFGVSAQITATLAKRKSFIGTPYWMAPEVAAVERKGGYNQLCDIWAVGITAIELAELQPPMFDLHPMRALFLMTKSNFQPPKLKDKLKWTNNFHHFVKLSLTKNPKKRPTAEKLLQHPFVSQPLSRTLAIELLDKASNPDHSTYNDFDDDDPEPESPVSVPHRIRSTSRSTREGKTLSEINFGQVKFDPPLRKETEPHHEPCGSEPYLDCVEELYYTARSNLDLQLEYGHDSSSLLGGNKSLLKSVEEELQQSKSSTIMRPKVPPPLPPKPKSIRSSQQQHKLDDSHSHSEDDSGGGGTIKRCPVPQTASPARPASNVPPRPPPPKLPPHRRSSLGNESPKCTDVENSAPEDDGSFRHFWEWLHTPHTEEELEEAWEVLKEVKEEQEKKEEKEASNGLNAPHNGERDSPAERQSTMPPSVPVRKDKKDVPMPISNGLPPTPKVHMGACFSKVFNGCPLKVHCATSWINPDTRDQYLIFGAEEGIYTLNLNELHETTMEQLFPRRCTWLYVMNNCLLSISGKASQLYSHSLSGLFEQARQLQKLPVAIPTHKLPDKIIPRKFSVSNKIPDTKGCQKCCVVRNPYTGHKYLCGAFQSSVMLLEWVESMQKFMLIKNIDFPLPCPLEVFEMLVVPEHTYPLICVAVSKGTELNQVVRFDTVNPNSTCSWFTESDTPQTCVIHVTQLERDTILVCLDRCIKIVNLQGRLKSSRKLSAELTFNFQIEAIVCLQDSVLAFWRHGMQGRSFKTNEITQEISDSTRIFRLLGSDRRVDRRHPEAEDRGLSLPRVVVLESRPTDNPTAHSNLYILAGHENSY, from the exons GCTCGTAATGTAAACACAGGAGAGCTGGCTGCTATCAAAGTCATCAAACTGGAACCGG GTGAAGACTTTGCTGTCATCCAGCAGGAGATCATAATGATGAAGGACTGTAAGCACTCCAACATTGTTGCCTACTTTGGCAGTTATCTccg GAGAGATACGTTATGGATCAGTATGGAGTACTGTGGAGGAGGCTCTCTGCAGGACATCTACCATG TCACTGGGCCTTTGTCAGAGTCACAGATTGCCTACATGTCGCGGGAGACCCTGCAG GGTTTATACTATCTACACAATAAAGGCAAAATGCACAGAGACATCAAG GGAGCCAACATCCTCCTGACAGACAACGGCTATGTTAAACTAG CTGACTTTGGCGTATCGGCCCAGATCACAGCAACTCTGGCCAAGAGGAAGTCATTCATTGGAACTCCTTACTG GATGGCTCCTGAGGTAGCTGCAGTGGAGAGGAAAGGAGGCTACAACCAGCTGTGTGACATATGGGCTGTGGGCATTACTGCAATAGAGTTGGCTGAACTACAGCCACCCATGTTTGACTTGCACCCAATGAG GGCACTGTTCTTAATGACCAAGAGTAATTTCCAGCCTCCTAAATTGAAAGATAAACTCAAATG GACAAATAACTTCCaccattttgtcaaactatccCTGACTAAGAACCCAAAGAAGAGGCCCACAGCTGAGAAGCTGCTGCAG CATCCTTTTGTGTCTCAGCCCCTCAGCAGGACACTGGCTATTGAGCTGCTGGACAAAGCCAGCAACCCTGACCACAGCACCTACAACGACTTTGACGATGACGACCCCGAACCTGAG TCTCCGGTCTCTGTTCCTCACCGTATTCGTTCCACCAGCAGGAGCACACGAGAAGGGAAGACACTGTCAGAGATTAACT TTGGACAGGTGAAGTTTGATCCTCCGTTGAGAAAGGAGACGGAGCCCCACCATGAGCCG TGTGGTTCTGAGCCCTATCTGGACTGTGTTGAGGAGCTCTACTATACCGCGAGATCTAATCTG GACCTGCAGTTGGAGTATGGCCATGATTCATCAAGTCTGCTGGGAGGAAACAA GAGTCTTCTCAAATCTGTGGAGGAAGAGCTTCAGCAGAG TAAATCGAGCACCATCATGAGGCCAAAGGTCCCACCCCCACTTCCTCCCAAG cccAAGTCCATCCGCTCGTCCCAGCAACAGCATAAACTAGACGACAGCCACTCGCACAGTGAGGACGACAGCGGCGGTGGAGGGACCATCAAACGCTGTCCGGTCCCACAGACAGCGAGCCCAGCTAGACCTGCCTCCAATGTCCCCCCGCGTCCCCCGCCCCCGAAGCTGCCGCCCCACCGCCGCAGTAGCCTAGGTAACGAGAGCCCGAAGTGCACGGACGTGGAAAACTCTGCCCCAGAGGATGATGGGAGCTTTAGGCATTTCTGGGAGTGGCTCCACACACctcacacagaggaggagctggaggaggcatGGGAGGTGCTGAAGGAGGTGAAagaggagcaggaaaaaaaggaggaaaaggaagcGA GTAATGGGCTTAACGCTCCACACAACGGTGAGAGGGACAGTCCAGCAGAAAGACAGTCCACCATGCCCCCTAGTGTCCCCGTACGGAAAGATAAGAAGGATGTTCCG ATGCCGATCAGTAATGGCCTCCCACCTACACCCAAAGTCCAT ATGGGTGCATGTTTCTCCAAGGTGTTCAATGGCTGCCCGCTGAAGGTCCATTGTGCCACTTCCTGGATCAACCCCGACACCAGAG acCAGTATTTGATATTTGGAGCTGAAGAGGGGATCTACACATTAAATCTTAATGAGCTTCATGAGACTACAATGGAACAG CTCTTTCCTCGGCGGTGTACTTGGCTATACGTCATGAACAATTGTCTTCTTTCCATATCTG GAAAAGCCTCTCAGCTGTACTCCCACAGTCTGAGTGGTCTGTTCGAACAGGCCCGACAGTTACAGAAGTTACCAGTAGCCATTCCCACACACAAACTGCCTGATAAGATCATTCCCAG GAAGTTTTCTGTATCCAATAAAATCCCAGACACTAAAGGGTGCCAAAAGTGCTGTGTCG TGCGTAACCCATACACAGGTCATAAGTACCTGTGTGGAGCCTTCCAGTCCAGTGTCATGCTGTTGGAGTGGGTGGAGTCAATGCAGAAGTTCATGCTCATCAAg AATATCGACTTCCCGTTGCCGTGCCCTTTGGAGGTCTTTGAGATGCTGGTGGTCCCGGAGCACACCTACCCTCTGATCTGTGTGGCAGTCAGTAAAGGCACAGAACTCAACCAGGTCGTCCGGTTTGACACCGTCAACCCCAACTCTACCTGCTCCTGGTTCACAGAATCAG ACACACCACAGACGTGTGTGATCCATGTCACTCAGTTAGAGAGAGACACCATCTTAGTCTGCCTCGACA GATGTATAAAAATAGTGAACCTCCAGGGTCGGTTGAAATCCAGCAGAAAGCTGTCAGCTGAGCTGACTTTCAACTTCCAGATTGAAGCCATAG TTTGTCTTCAAGACAGCGTACTGGCCTTCTGGAGGCATGGCATGCAGGGAAGAAGTTTCAAGACCAATGAG ATCACACAGGAAATCTCTGACAGCACACGCATCTTCAGACTACTGGGATCAGACAG ACGTGTTGACCGTAGACATCCAGAGGCTGAGGACAGAGGCCTCTCTCTGCCCAG AGTGGTGGTGCTGGAGAGCCGGCCAACAGACAACCCGACCGCCCACAGCAACCTCTACATCCTGGCAGGCCATGAAAACAGctactga
- the LOC122781652 gene encoding mitogen-activated protein kinase kinase kinase kinase 3-like isoform X5, which produces MMNSSVDLSRRNPQEDFERIQRIGSGTYGDVYKARNVNTGELAAIKVIKLEPGEDFAVIQQEIIMMKDCKHSNIVAYFGSYLRRDTLWISMEYCGGGSLQDIYHVTGPLSESQIAYMSRETLQGLYYLHNKGKMHRDIKGANILLTDNGYVKLADFGVSAQITATLAKRKSFIGTPYWMAPEVAAVERKGGYNQLCDIWAVGITAIELAELQPPMFDLHPMRALFLMTKSNFQPPKLKDKLKWTNNFHHFVKLSLTKNPKKRPTAEKLLQHPFVSQPLSRTLAIELLDKASNPDHSTYNDFDDDDPEPESPVSVPHRIRSTSRSTREGKTLSEINFGQVKFDPPLRKETEPHHEPCGSEPYLDCVEELYYTARSNLDLQLEYGHDSSSLLGGNKSLLKSVEEELQQRGHVAHLGDDEDEDDADDDETHTHKSSTIMRPKVPPPLPPKPKSIRSSQQQHKLDDSHSHSEDDSGGGGTIKRCPVPQTASPARPASNVPPRPPPPKLPPHRRSSLGNGLNAPHNGERDSPAERQSTMPPSVPVRKDKKDVPMPISNGLPPTPKVHMGACFSKVFNGCPLKVHCATSWINPDTRDQYLIFGAEEGIYTLNLNELHETTMEQLFPRRCTWLYVMNNCLLSISGKASQLYSHSLSGLFEQARQLQKLPVAIPTHKLPDKIIPRKFSVSNKIPDTKGCQKCCVVRNPYTGHKYLCGAFQSSVMLLEWVESMQKFMLIKNIDFPLPCPLEVFEMLVVPEHTYPLICVAVSKGTELNQVVRFDTVNPNSTCSWFTESDTPQTCVIHVTQLERDTILVCLDRCIKIVNLQGRLKSSRKLSAELTFNFQIEAIVCLQDSVLAFWRHGMQGRSFKTNEITQEISDSTRIFRLLGSDRRVDRRHPEAEDRGLSLPRVVVLESRPTDNPTAHSNLYILAGHENSY; this is translated from the exons GCTCGTAATGTAAACACAGGAGAGCTGGCTGCTATCAAAGTCATCAAACTGGAACCGG GTGAAGACTTTGCTGTCATCCAGCAGGAGATCATAATGATGAAGGACTGTAAGCACTCCAACATTGTTGCCTACTTTGGCAGTTATCTccg GAGAGATACGTTATGGATCAGTATGGAGTACTGTGGAGGAGGCTCTCTGCAGGACATCTACCATG TCACTGGGCCTTTGTCAGAGTCACAGATTGCCTACATGTCGCGGGAGACCCTGCAG GGTTTATACTATCTACACAATAAAGGCAAAATGCACAGAGACATCAAG GGAGCCAACATCCTCCTGACAGACAACGGCTATGTTAAACTAG CTGACTTTGGCGTATCGGCCCAGATCACAGCAACTCTGGCCAAGAGGAAGTCATTCATTGGAACTCCTTACTG GATGGCTCCTGAGGTAGCTGCAGTGGAGAGGAAAGGAGGCTACAACCAGCTGTGTGACATATGGGCTGTGGGCATTACTGCAATAGAGTTGGCTGAACTACAGCCACCCATGTTTGACTTGCACCCAATGAG GGCACTGTTCTTAATGACCAAGAGTAATTTCCAGCCTCCTAAATTGAAAGATAAACTCAAATG GACAAATAACTTCCaccattttgtcaaactatccCTGACTAAGAACCCAAAGAAGAGGCCCACAGCTGAGAAGCTGCTGCAG CATCCTTTTGTGTCTCAGCCCCTCAGCAGGACACTGGCTATTGAGCTGCTGGACAAAGCCAGCAACCCTGACCACAGCACCTACAACGACTTTGACGATGACGACCCCGAACCTGAG TCTCCGGTCTCTGTTCCTCACCGTATTCGTTCCACCAGCAGGAGCACACGAGAAGGGAAGACACTGTCAGAGATTAACT TTGGACAGGTGAAGTTTGATCCTCCGTTGAGAAAGGAGACGGAGCCCCACCATGAGCCG TGTGGTTCTGAGCCCTATCTGGACTGTGTTGAGGAGCTCTACTATACCGCGAGATCTAATCTG GACCTGCAGTTGGAGTATGGCCATGATTCATCAAGTCTGCTGGGAGGAAACAA GAGTCTTCTCAAATCTGTGGAGGAAGAGCTTCAGCAGAG GGGCCATGTGGCACACTTAggggatgatgaggatgaggatgatgcagatgatgatgaaactCACACTCA TAAATCGAGCACCATCATGAGGCCAAAGGTCCCACCCCCACTTCCTCCCAAG cccAAGTCCATCCGCTCGTCCCAGCAACAGCATAAACTAGACGACAGCCACTCGCACAGTGAGGACGACAGCGGCGGTGGAGGGACCATCAAACGCTGTCCGGTCCCACAGACAGCGAGCCCAGCTAGACCTGCCTCCAATGTCCCCCCGCGTCCCCCGCCCCCGAAGCTGCCGCCCCACCGCCGCAGTAGCCTAG GTAATGGGCTTAACGCTCCACACAACGGTGAGAGGGACAGTCCAGCAGAAAGACAGTCCACCATGCCCCCTAGTGTCCCCGTACGGAAAGATAAGAAGGATGTTCCG ATGCCGATCAGTAATGGCCTCCCACCTACACCCAAAGTCCAT ATGGGTGCATGTTTCTCCAAGGTGTTCAATGGCTGCCCGCTGAAGGTCCATTGTGCCACTTCCTGGATCAACCCCGACACCAGAG acCAGTATTTGATATTTGGAGCTGAAGAGGGGATCTACACATTAAATCTTAATGAGCTTCATGAGACTACAATGGAACAG CTCTTTCCTCGGCGGTGTACTTGGCTATACGTCATGAACAATTGTCTTCTTTCCATATCTG GAAAAGCCTCTCAGCTGTACTCCCACAGTCTGAGTGGTCTGTTCGAACAGGCCCGACAGTTACAGAAGTTACCAGTAGCCATTCCCACACACAAACTGCCTGATAAGATCATTCCCAG GAAGTTTTCTGTATCCAATAAAATCCCAGACACTAAAGGGTGCCAAAAGTGCTGTGTCG TGCGTAACCCATACACAGGTCATAAGTACCTGTGTGGAGCCTTCCAGTCCAGTGTCATGCTGTTGGAGTGGGTGGAGTCAATGCAGAAGTTCATGCTCATCAAg AATATCGACTTCCCGTTGCCGTGCCCTTTGGAGGTCTTTGAGATGCTGGTGGTCCCGGAGCACACCTACCCTCTGATCTGTGTGGCAGTCAGTAAAGGCACAGAACTCAACCAGGTCGTCCGGTTTGACACCGTCAACCCCAACTCTACCTGCTCCTGGTTCACAGAATCAG ACACACCACAGACGTGTGTGATCCATGTCACTCAGTTAGAGAGAGACACCATCTTAGTCTGCCTCGACA GATGTATAAAAATAGTGAACCTCCAGGGTCGGTTGAAATCCAGCAGAAAGCTGTCAGCTGAGCTGACTTTCAACTTCCAGATTGAAGCCATAG TTTGTCTTCAAGACAGCGTACTGGCCTTCTGGAGGCATGGCATGCAGGGAAGAAGTTTCAAGACCAATGAG ATCACACAGGAAATCTCTGACAGCACACGCATCTTCAGACTACTGGGATCAGACAG ACGTGTTGACCGTAGACATCCAGAGGCTGAGGACAGAGGCCTCTCTCTGCCCAG AGTGGTGGTGCTGGAGAGCCGGCCAACAGACAACCCGACCGCCCACAGCAACCTCTACATCCTGGCAGGCCATGAAAACAGctactga